In Silene latifolia isolate original U9 population chromosome X, ASM4854445v1, whole genome shotgun sequence, the following proteins share a genomic window:
- the LOC141623025 gene encoding MADS-box protein CMB2-like, with translation MKKMGRGKLEIKKIENKTNRQVTFSKRRNGIMKKAQELTVLCDAKVSLLMISSTHKLYHFLSPGVSLKKMYDEYQKIKGVDLWLKHWEEMQEEQRRMVELNNMLRTEISRRLGGDLEGLTLAELRGLQQEMDEAITEIRNRKYNVIKNQTGTTRKKVKNLEERHGDLLMDLEAKFGGAQFGTGDGEQGNYDSASMYGNEGAAANLFALSLHPY, from the exons ATGAAAAAAATGGGAAGAGGAAAGTTAGAGATAAAGAAAatagagaacaaaacaaataggcAAGTTACTTTCTCAAAGAGAAGAAATGGGATCATGAAAAAAGCTCAAGAACTTACTGTTTTATGTGATGCTAAGGTTTCTCTTCTTATGATCTCTAGCACCCACAAATTGTACCATTTCCTTAGCCCCGGTGTCTC GCTTAAGAAGATGTACGATGAGTACCAGAAGATTAAGGGTGTTGATCTCTGGCTTAAACATTGGGAG GAGATGCAAGAGGAGCAGAGAAGGATGGTAGAGCTCAATAATATGCTACGGACTGAAATTAG TCGAAGGCTGGGAGGAGATTTGGAGGGGCTAACTCTTGCAGAGCTTCGCGGTCTCCAGCAAGAGATGGATGAAGCCATAACTGAAATTCGTAATCGAAAG TATAATGTGATCAAGAATCAAACAGGAACAACTAGGAAGAAGGTAAAGAACCTTGAAGAAAGGCATGGAGATCTCCTCATGGATCTT GAAGCGAAATTTGGAGGAGCACAGTTTGGGACAGGAGACGGCGAACAGGGGAATTACGACAGTGCAAGTATGTATGGAAATGAAGGAGCAGCAGCCAACTTATTTGCTTTGAGTCTCCACCCTTACTAA